Genomic window (Vitis riparia cultivar Riparia Gloire de Montpellier isolate 1030 chromosome 4, EGFV_Vit.rip_1.0, whole genome shotgun sequence):
tcttatttgcatcaattagaattattaccacatatttatctaattatttaaagtccaatcctTCAAAACTCATGTCTTAatctaatatttcaataatccgttcaaatctcattttcattaattagaattattatcatatatttgtctagttatttaaagtctaaccctttcaaaaatctcatgtcttaatttaatttttctataattcatttaaatcttatttacgtcaattagaattattatcacatatttatctagttatttaaagtccaatcctTCAAAAGTCTCATGTCTTAATCTAATCTTTTAATAATCCattcaaatctcatttttgtcaattagaattattatcatatatttatctagttatttaaagtctaaccctttcaaaaatctcatgtcttaatttaattttttataattggtttaaatcttattttcatcaattagaattattatcacgtatttatctagttatttaaagtccaatccttcaaaaatcccagatcataatttaatcattcaataatccgtttaaatcttattttcatcgattagaattattatcatatattcatctaattatttaaagtccaatctttcaaaaatcccatgtcctaatttaatttttcaatcctagaaattccattattagtctaaatgttatttttgttaattagaattcttattccatatctatttatttatataaggtccaattcttcaaaaatccaactttcgaattaaattttcaatcccaaaaattttacTATTCATCCCCAAAAATTTTACTATTCATCTTTATTTGCCTAAATATTATCCTcattaattagtattattatcctatatttatctatttatttcaataattaaagtCCAGTTCTTCAAAAACCCAacgtccaaatttaatttccaatctcaaaaactCCATTGTTCACATTCCGCTGTTTAATGATTGTTTTCGTTATTAACGCTATCTCATCCATTTACTTATTCAGTTAATCATATACCGAAGATCTCACccctaaatattttcttaaaatttcaatttatgagTTTAATCTCCAATCtataaaaatttcatctctCGTAATTATTTACCtgatctttattatttcaccatcgTCACTATcccattcatttacttattcactcatccGTTTATCCACTCATTTaaaatcccgaactctcaaatcatttttcaaatttccaacctcgttcaaattcaatttctaaaattctcgtTCTCACATTTAGTTTCTAAAAGTCTGatattcaaataaactctaaaattccaatttttaaataaccttcgagactccaatttttcaaataaatttcaaaaatccgattttctctccaatagttttaattccattctggtcttcaaacaatcttctgttcctcttgattttaataagcatgaacgaatttttcataatttcaaaataatggagtctgtgacattaagtcatgcaaaaataaacgggctgtggtgggggcccaacatgggTGTCTTtatgatcgattgattgattgtttgatttaattatcatacatgattgatttatcctaCTCTCtaacatgcatgagattattcctaaattgtgcactaaccctctctattgataacgtatggtggctcgttgcctaggtatgtacccattttccccctaatcgttgtctatgcatatCCCGATTCTTATATTTGCACGATCATttaggatattcattgatttactcatcgaTTGTCACGtcagttttattttattagtagagacccaactttagggacttagaggggtgctatgacctttactgtaccttcccgataaatAACCTCAATTCCGAACCGgatccggtttttcatagatcacattttccaaaataaggagtcgcacttaaggttttctttcttattttgtttacccttttaaaaataaaacaaaaataagtggcgactccaagtcattttcttaatcaataaaaaccatttttcaaaatgaaaatcgagctcgccatcgagtggaagcgcatgagccaaaatgcggggtccacatatatttttagatttgattatttaattaattcaaatccaatatgattaattaattaattaattaaaacccaATGGATTAGATTAAGTGGTCTAAACCTAATATtggtttaagtcacttaagtccacAAAGAAGTTTATGTAAAGTCCCTTAAGGGTTCAAGGTTAGAATCTTTTATCCATTGTCTCCCGGAGagaaaaccctagcctccatcATTGCAAAGAGAGAAGTCCACCATTTTCTAGTACTACACTTCAGTAGAAATCCTCAAGTGGAAGATCCCTAGATTTCGATATCCACTTTaccaattgaatttaatttggaaacaTCTAGATCAAAGGTAAAGTTTTTAAAACCCCTAGATCTAATGTTTTAATTCATATATTTGCTTTTGTTGCTATTATATCTCAGATGATAGATGCATGCACAACCTTCAATCCAAGGTTTGAAATGCagtttttccaaaatattctaACATTCACTAATAGAAGGGGCTCTCCTTTAAGGATATGTGAGGATCAAGCCTTGGGAACGACAATGGGTTACATAGTCATCAAGAGGGTGAGTAGGAGCAACAATCCTTCTTCTAAGATTAATTGATGTGATTACCGGACGACACTCCTCATCATCAAAGATGAGGTCGTTCTGCCCTTCTAACATCTCATCAACGACTTGGGACCAGTTAGAATATTTAGGTTGGAATATGCTCaagatgaaatgaaaataataagtcAAAGTAGTTGATCCTTACACCACAATTCTAAGATAAACAATCACAGGGTTACAACTACGAGAATCTCTTTCTAAAGAGGGAAGGATTTGGTGAAAGCGGTCACAAAAGTGGATGTGTTAATATAGTAGAATCTATTTTGATCTAGCATACAttgcataaataaaaaaacatattagaGACTATTTGTAatgcaaaatatgaaaaataaaagaatacaCATATAaagacattattttttttcttagcttCTAatcccaataataataatatatatatatatatatatatatatatatatatatatatatatatatatatatatatatatttattcatgaGATGGAATTTGTATATTGATTTCAAAAGCGAAGTAAAGGGTATTATACTCTCTTATGCCTAGAAGTGGAGATTCATCGTGAGAGAAGCGATGGAGCAGCAGAGAGACACGGTTCTTGTACCCtctcaaaaccctaaccccGTCTCTTTCACTAAGAAATCGTCATCTTCTTCAGGGCCGAAACGCTTCGTGAAGAACCAGATTCCTGACTCCATCATCAACAATGCTGCTCTCAACGCCGCCATTGCTCTTCTCCCTTCCAACTACAACTTCGAGGTCCACAAGTGCGTGTGGCGAATCCTCTCCTCACGCGCCAAGCGCGTCGCCCTCCAGTTTCCCGAAGGTCTCCTCATGTACTCCCTCCACCTCTCTGACATCTTCACCTCCTTCGCCGGCGCCGACGACTGCCTCGTCCTCGGTGACGTCACCTACGGTGCCTGCTGCGTCGACGACCTCTCCGCCGCCGCCCTTGAGGCTGACCTCCTCATTCACTACGGCCACAGCTGCCTCGTCCCCATCGATGCTACCTCCATCCCATGCCTCTATGTCTTTGTCGAAATCGCCATCGATGTGGACCTCCTCATTGGTACGGTGAAGCTCAATCTCCCTCCCTCCGGGCAAATCGTCCTTGCCGGAACAATTCAATTCTCCTCGGCCATCCGTGCTGCCAAGCCCGAGCTGGAGAAGgcggggtttagggttttgattcCACAATCGAAACCCTTGTCTGCGGGGGAGGTTCTAGGTTGCACTGCGCCGAAGATCTCCAAAACATCCTTTATCTCTGATGACGTTGTTGTTGTGTTTGTTGCGGATGGGAGGTTTCATCTGGAGGCTTTTATGATAGCGAATCCGGCCATTAAAGCTTACCGATATGATCCTTACATTGGGCGTTTGTTGTTGGAGGAGTATGATCACAAGGGCATGAAGGATTCGAGGAAAAATGCGATTTTGAAAGCGAGGGAGGGGAAGAATTGGGGCATTGTGCTGGGGACATTGGGGAGGCAGGGGAATCCGAGGATTCTTAATAGGTTGCAGGATAGAATGAGGGAAAAGGGTTTCTCTTGGACGGTGGTTTTGATGTCTGAGATATCTCCAGCAAGGGTGTTACTGTTTGGGGACTCTGTGGATGCTTGGATTCAGATTGCTTGTCCTCGGCTCTCCATTGATTGGGGTGATGCTTTTGGGAAGCCGTTATTGAATCCATTTGAGGCTGAGATTGCTCTTGGTTTTATACCTGGTTGGTGGGAGAAAGCTTCAATAGCTAATTCAGATTGCATCAAGAATGGATTGTGTTGTAATGATAACTGTGACAATGGTGTTTGTGCAAAAGACAAGGTTGATGTTTCCCAAGACTATCCAATGGATTATTATGCCCAGGATGGAGGGGAATGGAATTCCTCTTATGCCAAAAAGTCGACCCGGCCTTCTCGGAGAAATGTTTCATCTTGTACCGGTAATGGTGCCATCTCCTAATTATCAATCCAAGAGGCCACAGTTACATGTAGAGATGCCATTGCATACAATGTTGTGCTTTTGATGGAGGACAACCAAATCTCCCAATTCAGGTTCTTAtagatacaattttttttaaccttattaGTAATGATATTGTTGCTGAATATTTTTCTGTTCCGCTTTCATTTTTAGATTGTGATGTATTCAAAATTACAGAAATGGTATGTTTTTTGCAATAACTGATGGGGAAGTGATTTTGGATTTCACTTATTGGGAATCTTGTTGGTGGATAGAGGAGTTATGCAAAGTCAGTTTCCTGTAATAGGCTGTCCAATTTTTCCTGAAAATTTTGTCCAATTTTTAGACATGGCAAAATTCCAGATAGTATCCtgcttatttttaaacaatgttCAGCACTCACAATTCTGATGGTGGTCTCACCTTGATCAATTACATTGGTGAGGAAGACATTGCTTCATCAGTTGGCCTTCCTTTTGCATTCTCTCCATGCTTAGTTATTTGGGGAGTCCAGGGACTTCAGTTTTCATTTTTCTGCCTCCTAACCTCTATCCACTCCACAGCATGGAGACTAGTCGAGACAGACCCCAAGACAGAAAAGAGATTAATTGTCACTGTAGGTGACTGGATTCTTCAGAACTGAAAGGAGTAGAGAGTTACAACCTGACATGGTGTCGCATGGATGAGTGCCCCATTTGTATGTTCAGCTGTGGATCTGCTTGTATTCTGATTGAGGCCATTTTATAAAGGAGGCTTTTCTATGTATCAGTGAATAAGTGGAGAGCTCttgatataaatgaattaatctgaagaatattttgttaataatcTCTCATTTTGACACATCCATCttatctttatatatttatttaaactacAAATTTAGTATTATTGGCTAACCAGAGAATGAAGATTTGCCTCAGTACGCATTTAGAAAGATACATCATTGTTCCAAAGGGCTTGAAGGATTGCTGCCTCCCAAAGCAACTGGAACATCAAAAACTATTGTTATTGTTggacaattttttaaaaggctAAAGGCAGTCTTGAGGCATAGGCGTTTTACCCAAATGAGGTGAGATTTAAACCTTGAGGCAGAATGAGGCATAAGTctcaactaaaaataaataaattaaaatgaaaaatcagaaaaatactaataaagTCACTAGAAAATggaataaccaaaaaaaaagaaaaatgtaaacttcatattataataaaattaatttaatttttttgttgttaatagttttttatttagttactgtgaaaagagagaaaatggagaatccctaattattgttattgaaaaactgtaaagactacacattggacttgggtatatatatacatgttagtgggacccacaatacaataaggaaagaaaaggaaaaggaaaagtaaataacctaaataactgtacactatcaaACACTTACTTTTCTCTCGTATAAAATTTAGCTCTTTCGCATAgtttcatcaaataattttcaacattacTATCACTAGTAGGATTCTCTTAGGAGTATAATCATATTCAATTGCTATATTATCCTTCCAATTAGAGTTAATATCCAccaattcttcttctttgtctACCAATTGCAGTGATATCTTTTCTTATCtatcaataataagataatgatttatatatgaaatcaaTCATTGGGACATTTAACAATTCCCCTATTTTTTCTTGTCAATCTCTATTTTCCCCTTGTATTTAAAAGGTCAATTGGAAGTTTACTAAGCCCTTACTTTGTAAAAGATTTAATCAAGTTGGGACTCAATGTAAttcatcaaaggaaaaaaaaaaaaaagttgggaCTCGATGCAAAACTCATGAAATCTATATCAAAAGTCCACAAAAGCATGGATG
Coding sequences:
- the LOC117913391 gene encoding 2-(3-amino-3-carboxypropyl)histidine synthase subunit 1, producing MEQQRDTVLVPSQNPNPVSFTKKSSSSSGPKRFVKNQIPDSIINNAALNAAIALLPSNYNFEVHKCVWRILSSRAKRVALQFPEGLLMYSLHLSDIFTSFAGADDCLVLGDVTYGACCVDDLSAAALEADLLIHYGHSCLVPIDATSIPCLYVFVEIAIDVDLLIGTVKLNLPPSGQIVLAGTIQFSSAIRAAKPELEKAGFRVLIPQSKPLSAGEVLGCTAPKISKTSFISDDVVVVFVADGRFHLEAFMIANPAIKAYRYDPYIGRLLLEEYDHKGMKDSRKNAILKAREGKNWGIVLGTLGRQGNPRILNRLQDRMREKGFSWTVVLMSEISPARVLLFGDSVDAWIQIACPRLSIDWGDAFGKPLLNPFEAEIALGFIPGWWEKASIANSDCIKNGLCCNDNCDNGVCAKDKVDVSQDYPMDYYAQDGGEWNSSYAKKSTRPSRRNVSSCTGNGAIS